The DNA window GCAGCACCGCCAGCCCAGGAGTTTGCGATCGTCGACGACGAACAGGACGACGCGGCCCGGCAGGCGGCCGTGCGTCGCCGGATGCAGGGCATTGCGCGTCGGGTGTCGCTCGATCCCGGCGACGGCATCGAATTGTAGGAGGTCGCCATGCGGACCCGGCTCAACGTCTACTTCCCGCCCGCGCTCGCCAAGCAAGTTGATGAGCTGGCGATCCGGCGGCGCATATCACGCTCGGCGATCGTGGAGGCCGCTGTAGCGTCCTACCTGTCGCCGGACGGCGCTGACCGGATGGAGGCCGCGTTCGCGCGTAGGCTCGATCGCCTGTCGCGACAGGTGCAGCGGTTGGAGCGCAACACGGGACTGAGCACCGAGGCACTGAGCCTGTTCGTCCGGTTCTGGCTGTCCGTGACCCCGCCGCTGCCCGACGAAGATCAGGCAGCGGCGCAGGTGAAAGGTCGTAAGCGCTACGAGGGTTTCGTCGAGACGCTTGGCCGCCGCTTCGCCAGCGGCAAGACCCTCATGGACGAGATACCGGAGGATGTCTGGCCGCGGTCAACATCGTCCGAGTCGGAGTAGCAGAAGCGCGCCGACCTTGATGTGGTCTGCAAGCCACTTCGCCCCCGGCACCGTATCTACCGCCCCCTCTACTACGCCGATAACTAGCTGTTGCGACGCGAGCATTGCTGCGTCTCTTGATGTGCCCCTGACGCCGGGCGGCGGTTCGCCCGGCCCAATCGAGGGGCCAGTTGTTGACCGTTCATCCGATCCGATCCGAGGCTAAATCACGCGGCGCAAGGATGCTGCGCACCGCGCTCGGGCCGTCGATCGCAGCCTGGCTCGACGACCCTGCCGTCATTGAAGTCATGCTCAACCCGGACGGCCGGCTTTGGCTCGATCGGCTCGGCGAGGGGATTAGCGATACCGGCGAGATGCTGTCCGCCGCTGACGGCGAACGCATCGTCCGGTTGGTCGCGCACCATGTCGGTGTCGAGGTTCATGCTCGCAGCCCCCGCGTCTCTGCCGAGTTGCCGGAAGGCGGCGAACGGTTCGAGGGATTGCTGCCACCCGTCGTCGCGGCGCCCGCCTTCGCGATCCGCAAGCCCGCCGTCGCCGTGTTCACGCTCGACGACTATGCGGCGGCGGGCATCATGTCGGCAGTCGAGGCCGAGGCGTTGCGCCACGGCGTCGAGAGCCGCGCCAACATCCTCGTCGCGGGCGGCACCGGCGCGGGCAAAACCACGCTGGTCAACGCGCTGCTCGCCGAGGTGGCGAAGACCACCGATCGCATCGTCCTGATCGAAGACACGCGCGAGCTGCAATGCGCCGCGCCTAACCTCGTCGCCATGCGGACCAAGGACGGCGTGGTGTCCCTCGCCGAGCTGGTCCGCTCATCGCTGCGCCTGCGCCCCGACCGCATCCCCATCGGCGAGGTGCGCGGCGCCGAGGCGCTCGATCTCATCAAAGCCTGGGGCACCGGCCATCCCGGCGGGGTCGGCACGATCCACGCCGGCACCGCGCTCGGGGCGCTCCGCCGCATGGAGCAGCTCATCCATGAGGCGGTCGTCACGGTCCCGCGCGCGCTGATCGCCGAGACGATCGACCTGATCGCCGTGCTGGTCCGCGACACGCACGGACGCCGCCTGACCGAGCTGGCCCGCGTCGAAGGGCTCGACCCTGCCACCGGCGACTATCGCCTCGCACCCCTCACCAACCACCAAGCCGGAGACCTGCCATGATCCATGCCCTTCGGCATGGCGCACGCCGCGCCATGCTTACTGCCACCGCCAGCGTGATCGCGCTGACCTTCGCCGCCCCGGCCTACGCCGGCGGCTCGTCGATGCCGTGGGAAGCGCCGCTTCAGTCGATCCTCGAAAGCATCGAGGGGCCGGTCGCGAAAATCATCGCCGTCATCATCATTATCGTGACCGGCCTGACGCTGGCATTCGGCGACACGTCGGGCGGCTCGCGCCGGCTGATCCAGATTGTGTTCGGCCTGTCGATCGCATTCGCGGCCAGCTCGTTCTTCCTCAGCTTCTTCTCGTTCGGCGGCGGGGCGCTGATCGGATGAATGGCGCGGCCGATCATAGCGACCCGATCGCGGGCTATCTCGCCCCTGTTCACCGGGCGCTGACCGAGCAGATCTTGCTCGGCGGCGCCCCGCGCTCGCTCGCCATCGTCAACGGGACGCTGGCGGGCGCGATCGGCCTCGGCCTGCGCCTGTGGATCGCCGGCCTGGTGATCTGGGCGATCGGCCACGGGCTGTCCGTCTGGGCCGCACGCCGCGACCCGCAATTCGTGGACGTGGCACGGCGCCATCTCCGCTACCCGACATGGATGCAGCCATGATGAGCTTGCGCGAATATCGCAGCAAAGCTGCGAACCTGCCCGACTTCCTGCCTTGGGCGGCTTTGGTCAGCGAAGGCGTCGTTCTCAACAAGGACGGGTCGTTCCAGCGCACCGCCCGGTTCCGTGGTCCCGATCTCGACAGCGCGCCGCCGGCCGAGCTGGTGGCGACGACCGCGCGGTTGAACAGTTCGCTGCGTCGGCTCGGCTCCGGCTGGGCGATCTTCGTCGAGGCGCAGCGCACGCCCGCGCTCGACTATCCGGATTCCGACTTCCCCGATCCGGTCTCGTCGCTAGTTGAATTGGAGCGGCGCGAACAGTTCCGTGAGGAAGGCGCGCACTTCGAGAGCCGCTACTTCCTGACGCTGTTGTGGATGCCACCGGCCGAGGAAGCCGCGCGCGCCGAAAGTTGGCTCTACGAGGGCCGGGCCACGACCGGCGTCGATCCGTGGGAACTGCTCAAGGGCTTTACCGATCGCAGCGACCGCGTGCTCAATCTGGTCGAGGGCTTCGTGCCCGAGGTCCGCTGGCTCGATGACGCCGAGACGCTGACCTACCTGCACAGCACGGTCTCGACCCGCCGCCAGCGCGTGCGCGTGCCGGAAACGCCGATGCACTTGGACGCGCTGCTTGCCGACGAGCCGCTGACCGGCGGGCTCGAACCGAAGTTGGGCGACCATCATCTGCGCACGCTCACCATCATCGGCTTTCCGAGCGCGACCTTTCCCGGCCTGCTCGACGAGCTGAACCGGCTTGCCTTTGAATATCGCTGGGCGACGCGGGCGATCATGCTCGACAAGACCGACGCGACCAAGCTGCTGAGCCGCATCCGCCGCCAGTGGTTCGCCAAGCGCAAGAGCGTCATGGCGATCCTGAAAGAGGTGATGACCAACGAGACGTCGGTCCTGATGGACGGCGACGCATCGAACAAGGCCGCCGACGCCGACACCGCCCTGCAGGAGCTAGGCGCCGACTATGCCGGCATGGCCTACGTCACCGCCACGGTGACGGTGTGGGACCGCGATCCCGCCATCGCAGCCGAGAAGCTGCGGCTGGTCGAGAAGGTTATCCAGGGCCGCGATTTCACCGTCATCCCCGAGGGCATGAACGCCATTGAGGCATGGCTGGGGAGTCTTCCCGGCCACACCTACGCCAATGTCCGCCAACCCCCGATTTCCACGATCAATCTCGCCCACCTGATCCCCCTGTCAGCAGTATGGGCGGGGCCGGAACGGGACGAGCATTTCGGTGCGCCCCCCTTGCTCTACGGCAAGACCGAAGGCTCGACCCCGTTCCGGTTTTCCCTTCACGTCGGCGACGTCGGCCACACGCTGATCGTCGGCCCGACCGGCGCCGGCAAATCGGTGCTACTCGCCCTCATGGCGATGCAGTTCCGCCGCTACGAGAATGGCCAGGTATTCGCCTTCGACTTCGGCGGTAGCATTCGCGCTGCGGCGATCGGTATGGGCGGTGACTGGCAGGATCTCGGCGGGATGCTCGCCGACGAGGCCGGCGAAGGCGTGCAGCTCCAGCCGCTGGCACGGATCGACGATCCGGCCGAGCGCGCCTGGGCGGCCGAATGGCTGGCGGCGATCCTCGCGTCCGAGGGCGTCGCGGTCGATCCGCAGGCCAAGGAGCATCTGTGGTCGGCGCTCGGCTCCCTTGCCAGTGCGCCCGTGCCGGAACGCACGCTGACAGGGCTCTCGGTGCTGCTCCAGAGCCACCAGCTCAAGCAGGCGCTCGCCTCCTATTGCCTCGGCGGCCCGTGGGGCCGGCTGCTTGACGCAGAGGCCGAGCGTCTCGGCGAGGCGTCGGTCCAGGCGTTCGAGACCGAGGGCTTGGTCGGCGCCGGATCGGCCGCCGCTGTCCTGTCCTATCTGTTCCACCGGATCGAAGGCCGGTTGGACGGGTCGCCAACGCTCATCATCATCGACGAGGGCTGGCTGGTTCTCGACAGCCCGGACTTCGCCGCGCAACTCCGCGAATGGCTGAAAACGCTGCGCAAGAAGAACGCAAGCGTCGTGTTCGCCACGCAGAGCCTCGCGGACATCGAGACCAGCGACATCGCGCCGGCCATCATTGAGTCCTGCCCGACGCGCATCTTCCTTCCCAACGAACGCGCGGCCGAGCCGCAGATCGCGACCATCTACGAACGGTTCGGCCTCAACGCCCGCCAAATCGAGATACTGAGCCGGGCGACGCCGAAGCGCGATTATTACTGCCAGTCGAGGCGCGGCAACCGGCTGTTCGAGCTGGGGCTGGGCGAGGTCGCGCTGGCCTTCGCCGCCGCGTCTTCCAAGACCGATCAGCTCCGCATCGCCGAGCTGGTCGAGACCCACGGCCGCGAGCGCTTCGCCGCCGAGTGGCTGCGCCATCGTGGCCTGGCCTGGGCGGTCGAACTTCTTCCCGAACCCCAACCCGATCCGCTGGCCGGTCGCCGGGAAGATGCCGGCCAGCTCCCCCTTGCCTTGAAGGACATGGCCCCATGAAACCCAATACCCTCCGCCGCGCCATGCTGGCTGGCGCCATCGCCACGTCGAGCATGATCGGCATCACCGCCGCCACGCCGGCGCACGCTCAGTTCGGCGGGATCGTCTATGACCCGACCAATTACGCGCAGAACGTGCTGACGGCCGCTCGGTCACTCCAGCAGATCAACAACCAGATCCAGCAAATCCAGCAGCAGGCGACCAGCCTCATCAACGAGGCGCGCAATCTGGCGTCGCTGCCGTTCAACTCGCTCCAGCAGTTGCAGCAGCAAGTGCAGCGCACCCAGCAGCTTCTCGGCGAGGCGCAGCGCATCGCCTACGATGTGCAGAGCGTCCAGCAGGTCTTCAACGGCCGCTACAAGGGCGCGGCGCTCACCGGCACCCACGCGCAAATGGTCGCCAACGCCAATGCGCGTTGGGAGGATAGCGTCGGCGCGTTCGAGGACGCGCTTCGCGTTCAGGCCGGCGTCGTCGGCAATATCGACGGCGCGCGCACTACGATGGACGGCCTGGTCACGTCGAGCCAGTCGGCGACGGGCGCGCTCCAGGCCGCGCAGGCGGGCAACCAGCTTCTCGCGCTGCAATCGCAGCAGCTCGCGGACCTGACGGCGCTGCTTGCCGCGCAGGGCCGGGCGCAGGCGCTGGACTCGGCGCGCAACGCGGCCGTCGAAGCCGAAAGCCGCGAACGGCTCCGCCGCTTCCTGACGCGGTCCACCGGCTACCAGCCGGGCAACGCCCGCATGTTCCACGACTGATCGTCATGGACAGCAAGCTCCTCGCGCGCATCGGCGCGGTCATCTTCGTCGCCATCGCTATCACAATGACGGCGATCGAGATGAGCCGTGCGCCCGAGCCCCCGCGCGCGGAGTCGGCGGCCGTCGCCGACACCTCGGCGACGGACCCGCTGCTGATCGAGCTGCGCCGCTGCCAGTCGATCGGCGCGGCCGGGGCAAGCGACCCCGATTGCCTGCGCGCCTGGGCCGAGAACCGTCGCCGGTTCCTCGCGCCCGGCGCGCGACCCGCTGCCCGCATCGCCGACGATACGTCGGCACAGGAGAACTGACATGGGCGGCACCGGCGTCGTCGATCGCTTTCTGGACGTCTTCACCCGCTACATCGACAGCGGGTTTGGCCTGCTCGGCGGCGAGGTGGCGTTCATCGCCACCACCCTGATCGTCATCGACGTGACCCTGGCCGCGCTGTTCTGGACGTGGGGTGAAGGCGACGACATCATTGCGCGCCTCGTCAAGAAGACCCTGTTCGTCGGCGTCTTCGCCTACATCATCGGCAACTGGAACAGCCTGGCGCGCATCGTCTTCGAGAGCTTCGCCGGGCTCGGACTGAAAGCGTCCGGCACGGGCTTCACCGCCGCCGAGCTGCTCCAGCCGGGCCGCGTCGCGCAAGTCGGGCTGGAGGCCGGCGAACCCATCCTCCAGTCGATCTCCGACCTTATGGGCTGGGTCGCGTTCTTCGAGAACTTCATCCAGATCGCGGTGCTGCTGATTGCCTGGCTGCTGGTCATCCTCGCCTTCTTCATTCTGGCGATCCAGCTTTTCGTGACGCTGATCGAGTTCAAGCTGGCGACGCTGTGCGGCTTCGTGCTGATTCCGTTCGGCCTGTTTGGCAAGACCGCCTTCATGGCCGAGCGCGTGCTTGGCCTGGTGATCTCGTCGGGAATCAAGGTGCTGGTGCTCGCCGTCATCGTCGGCATCGGCTCGACCTTGTTCGACGAGTTCCGCGCCGGATTCGGCGGCGCGCAGCCGAGCATCGAGGACGCGATGGCGGTCGCGCTTGCCTCGCTCTGCCTGCTCGGCCTCGGCATCTTCGGCCCGTCGATCGCCAATGGCATCGTCTCCGGCGGCCCGGCGCTTGGCGCAGGGGCCGCAGCGGGAACCGTGCTCGCAGCTGGTGGCGCGCTGGCCGGTGGCGCCGCTGCGGCCCGCCTCGGCGTCGGCGCGGCGGCGGGCGCGGTCGGCGGCGCCGCGCGAGGCGCCGCTTTCACCTCGGGCGCCGCCAATAGCGCCTATGCGCTTGGTTCGGCCGGCAAGTCCGGCGCGGCCGCAGTCGCTGGAGGCGCTGGCGGCGTCGGCCAAGCCGTCGTCGGCGCAGCCATGTCGCCGCTCCGCAAGGCAGTAGCTTCGCTCAAGGATAGCTACCGTTCCGGCGGACGTGCCGCCGTCACCGCGACCGGCGGGACCATTTCGGGCGGCAGCTCCACGCCGTCGCCGGACGCACCGGCCGGCGCCCCCGCCTGGGCGTCCGCGATGAAGAACCGACAGACCATGACCCACGGCGCGACCATCGCCGCCCACACGCTGCGCTCCGGCGATGGCGGCGGCAGCGGCGCGTCCGTCGACACCAGCCAGAAGGATTGATCCATGTTCAAGCGACCGAGCATCCGCTACGGCCAGACGCCCGAGCCGGCCACACCCTATCAGCGCGCGGCGCAGGCGTGGGACGACCGCATCGGCTCGGCGCGTGTGCAGGCGAAGAACTGGCGGCTCGCCTTCTTCGGCACGCTGGCCCTCTCGGGCGGTCTGGCTGGCGGCCTGGTCTGGCAATCGACGCGCGGCCATATCGTCCCCTGGGTCGTGCAGATCGATCGGCTCGGTGAAGCCCAAGCGGTCGCGCCGGCCGAGGCCGGCTACCGTCCCACCGACCCGCAGGTCGCGTTCCATCTCGCCCGCTTCATCGAGCAGGTCCGCGCGATCCCGGCCGATCCGGTGATCGTCCGTCAGAACTGGCTCAGGGCCTACGACTTCACGACGGATCGCGGCGCGCTCGCGCTCAACGACTATGCGCGGGCCAACGATCCGTTCGCCGACGTCGGGCGGGTGCAGGTCGCGGTGGAAGTGTCGAGCGTCATCCGGGCATCACCCGACAGCTTCCGCGTCGCCTGGATCGAGCGCCGCTATCAGGACGGCAGCCTTGCTGCCACCGAACGCTGGTCGGCGATCCTCACCATCGTCGTCCAGCCGCCGCGCACGCCCGACGCGCTGCGCAAGAATCCACTCGGCGTCTTCGTCAACGCCCTCAACTGGTCGAAGGAGCTGTCGCAATGACCGGCATACCCATCCGCCGCGCCGCCACGGCCGCGCTGTTCATTTCTGCTTCCGCGCTCGCCGGCTGCGCCACCACATCGGCCCGGCCGCCCGCAATCGCTTTGGACGATCCGCCGCCGGTGATCGTCGCGACGCCAGCGGCAGAACCGCCGCGCGCTGTCGAGATCGTGACGATTCCCGAGCCGTTGCCGCTGCCCGGCCAGTTGAAGCCGGTGACGGAGAGCCCGCGACCGCCGGAGCCTGCCGATCCGCGCCGCAGTGTCGGCGCTGCCAACAACGCCGCGCGCATCCAGCCCGTGCGCGACGGCTTCCTCAACGCCATTCAGCAATATCCGTGGACAGACGGCGCGCTCTATCAGGTCTATGCCGCTCCCGGTCAGGTAACGGACATCTCGTTGCAAGAGGGCGAACAGCTCGTGGGGCCGGGGCCGGTCGCGGCCGGCGACACGGTGCGCTGGATCATCGGCGACACCATCAGCGGCAGCGGCCCTACGGTGCGCGTCCATATCCTGGTGAAGCCCACCCGGCCCGACCTCGCCACGAACCTCGTCATAAACACCGACCGCCGCACCTACCATGTGGAGCTGCGGGCGACGGCCTCGACCTATATGGCGTCAGTGTCGTGGACCTATCCGCAAGACCAGCTCATCGCGCTGCGCGGCGGCAATGCCGCAGCAGCCGCCGCCGCGCCGATCGCGAGAGGCGTGGACGTGTCCGCGCTCAATTTCCGCTACCGGATCGAAGGCGGTCGCGCGGCGTGGAAGCCTGTTCGCGCGTTCGACGATGGCCGACAGGTATTCATCGAGTTTCCGACCGGGATCTCGCAGGGCGAGATGCCGCCGCTGTTCGTGACCGGCGCGGCCGGCGACGCCGAGCTGGTCAACTACCGTGTCCAAGGCCGCTACATGGTGGTCGATCGCCTGTTCGCCGCCGCCGAGCTGCGCCTGGGCGACCGTCGCAGCGAACAGGGCGTCCGCATCGTGCGCGATGACGGACGGAGGGCGCGGCCGTGACCGGCAGCCACGACTCGCCCGCAGAGGAGCGGCCCGCCCCGCAGTCGGCTCGCCCTGATCCGGCCGCGTTCCAGCTTCGCGGCGATACGCCCCGCGTCATGCGGCTCTCCCGTAAGGCGCTCGCCGTCGTCGGCGTCGTCGCCGGACTCGGCATCGGCGGTTCGCTGATCTATGCGCTGCGGCCAGCGGGCGAGAGGGCAGCGCAGGAACTCTACAACACCGATAGCCGCGCCAC is part of the Sphingobium amiense genome and encodes:
- a CDS encoding ribbon-helix-helix domain-containing protein codes for the protein MRTRLNVYFPPALAKQVDELAIRRRISRSAIVEAAVASYLSPDGADRMEAAFARRLDRLSRQVQRLERNTGLSTEALSLFVRFWLSVTPPLPDEDQAAAQVKGRKRYEGFVETLGRRFASGKTLMDEIPEDVWPRSTSSESE
- the trbB gene encoding P-type conjugative transfer ATPase TrbB, encoding MTVHPIRSEAKSRGARMLRTALGPSIAAWLDDPAVIEVMLNPDGRLWLDRLGEGISDTGEMLSAADGERIVRLVAHHVGVEVHARSPRVSAELPEGGERFEGLLPPVVAAPAFAIRKPAVAVFTLDDYAAAGIMSAVEAEALRHGVESRANILVAGGTGAGKTTLVNALLAEVAKTTDRIVLIEDTRELQCAAPNLVAMRTKDGVVSLAELVRSSLRLRPDRIPIGEVRGAEALDLIKAWGTGHPGGVGTIHAGTALGALRRMEQLIHEAVVTVPRALIAETIDLIAVLVRDTHGRRLTELARVEGLDPATGDYRLAPLTNHQAGDLP
- a CDS encoding TrbC/VirB2 family protein produces the protein MIHALRHGARRAMLTATASVIALTFAAPAYAGGSSMPWEAPLQSILESIEGPVAKIIAVIIIIVTGLTLAFGDTSGGSRRLIQIVFGLSIAFAASSFFLSFFSFGGGALIG
- a CDS encoding VirB3 family type IV secretion system protein produces the protein MNGAADHSDPIAGYLAPVHRALTEQILLGGAPRSLAIVNGTLAGAIGLGLRLWIAGLVIWAIGHGLSVWAARRDPQFVDVARRHLRYPTWMQP
- the trbE gene encoding conjugal transfer protein TrbE encodes the protein MMSLREYRSKAANLPDFLPWAALVSEGVVLNKDGSFQRTARFRGPDLDSAPPAELVATTARLNSSLRRLGSGWAIFVEAQRTPALDYPDSDFPDPVSSLVELERREQFREEGAHFESRYFLTLLWMPPAEEAARAESWLYEGRATTGVDPWELLKGFTDRSDRVLNLVEGFVPEVRWLDDAETLTYLHSTVSTRRQRVRVPETPMHLDALLADEPLTGGLEPKLGDHHLRTLTIIGFPSATFPGLLDELNRLAFEYRWATRAIMLDKTDATKLLSRIRRQWFAKRKSVMAILKEVMTNETSVLMDGDASNKAADADTALQELGADYAGMAYVTATVTVWDRDPAIAAEKLRLVEKVIQGRDFTVIPEGMNAIEAWLGSLPGHTYANVRQPPISTINLAHLIPLSAVWAGPERDEHFGAPPLLYGKTEGSTPFRFSLHVGDVGHTLIVGPTGAGKSVLLALMAMQFRRYENGQVFAFDFGGSIRAAAIGMGGDWQDLGGMLADEAGEGVQLQPLARIDDPAERAWAAEWLAAILASEGVAVDPQAKEHLWSALGSLASAPVPERTLTGLSVLLQSHQLKQALASYCLGGPWGRLLDAEAERLGEASVQAFETEGLVGAGSAAAVLSYLFHRIEGRLDGSPTLIIIDEGWLVLDSPDFAAQLREWLKTLRKKNASVVFATQSLADIETSDIAPAIIESCPTRIFLPNERAAEPQIATIYERFGLNARQIEILSRATPKRDYYCQSRRGNRLFELGLGEVALAFAAASSKTDQLRIAELVETHGRERFAAEWLRHRGLAWAVELLPEPQPDPLAGRREDAGQLPLALKDMAP
- the trbJ gene encoding P-type conjugative transfer protein TrbJ, with product MKPNTLRRAMLAGAIATSSMIGITAATPAHAQFGGIVYDPTNYAQNVLTAARSLQQINNQIQQIQQQATSLINEARNLASLPFNSLQQLQQQVQRTQQLLGEAQRIAYDVQSVQQVFNGRYKGAALTGTHAQMVANANARWEDSVGAFEDALRVQAGVVGNIDGARTTMDGLVTSSQSATGALQAAQAGNQLLALQSQQLADLTALLAAQGRAQALDSARNAAVEAESRERLRRFLTRSTGYQPGNARMFHD
- the trbK-alt gene encoding putative entry exclusion protein TrbK-alt; this encodes MDSKLLARIGAVIFVAIAITMTAIEMSRAPEPPRAESAAVADTSATDPLLIELRRCQSIGAAGASDPDCLRAWAENRRRFLAPGARPAARIADDTSAQEN
- the trbL gene encoding P-type conjugative transfer protein TrbL, which produces MGGTGVVDRFLDVFTRYIDSGFGLLGGEVAFIATTLIVIDVTLAALFWTWGEGDDIIARLVKKTLFVGVFAYIIGNWNSLARIVFESFAGLGLKASGTGFTAAELLQPGRVAQVGLEAGEPILQSISDLMGWVAFFENFIQIAVLLIAWLLVILAFFILAIQLFVTLIEFKLATLCGFVLIPFGLFGKTAFMAERVLGLVISSGIKVLVLAVIVGIGSTLFDEFRAGFGGAQPSIEDAMAVALASLCLLGLGIFGPSIANGIVSGGPALGAGAAAGTVLAAGGALAGGAAAARLGVGAAAGAVGGAARGAAFTSGAANSAYALGSAGKSGAAAVAGGAGGVGQAVVGAAMSPLRKAVASLKDSYRSGGRAAVTATGGTISGGSSTPSPDAPAGAPAWASAMKNRQTMTHGATIAAHTLRSGDGGGSGASVDTSQKD
- the trbF gene encoding conjugal transfer protein TrbF, translating into MFKRPSIRYGQTPEPATPYQRAAQAWDDRIGSARVQAKNWRLAFFGTLALSGGLAGGLVWQSTRGHIVPWVVQIDRLGEAQAVAPAEAGYRPTDPQVAFHLARFIEQVRAIPADPVIVRQNWLRAYDFTTDRGALALNDYARANDPFADVGRVQVAVEVSSVIRASPDSFRVAWIERRYQDGSLAATERWSAILTIVVQPPRTPDALRKNPLGVFVNALNWSKELSQ
- the trbG gene encoding P-type conjugative transfer protein TrbG encodes the protein MTGIPIRRAATAALFISASALAGCATTSARPPAIALDDPPPVIVATPAAEPPRAVEIVTIPEPLPLPGQLKPVTESPRPPEPADPRRSVGAANNAARIQPVRDGFLNAIQQYPWTDGALYQVYAAPGQVTDISLQEGEQLVGPGPVAAGDTVRWIIGDTISGSGPTVRVHILVKPTRPDLATNLVINTDRRTYHVELRATASTYMASVSWTYPQDQLIALRGGNAAAAAAAPIARGVDVSALNFRYRIEGGRAAWKPVRAFDDGRQVFIEFPTGISQGEMPPLFVTGAAGDAELVNYRVQGRYMVVDRLFAAAELRLGDRRSEQGVRIVRDDGRRARP